A region of Moorena producens PAL-8-15-08-1 DNA encodes the following proteins:
- a CDS encoding DUF4407 domain-containing protein: MAIDRAPGVYVISEDEVGIVYKKFGSPLPSNRQIALNGEMGWQVDTLGPGRHFHSPLSYKVVKQKAIQINKDEIGLVTANDGASLPTGKMFGKVVEECDDFQDGRAFIKNGGQRGRQLGILRNGIYRINTQLFSVEISKITSIYDYEIGLVEAKDGKPLPIGKTFGDAVECNNFEDGQAFINNGGYRGQQLKILTTGKYAINTELFKIKRVELIKIRVNEVGLVEARDGQPLPLGQNFGKVVECGTFQDAEAFINNGGQQGNQLAIIPPGIHYINTELFKVHNVPLINIRSGEIGLVIAQDGAELPPGQILAKAVDCDNFQNAEAFLNNGGQQGKQRAILTEGYYRINTELFTVVTTDNAQQYGLKPEQLKVYRVESGKIGIVTTFDGKPLPRGDIAGPVIEGHNKFQQPQEFIDKAGYRGLQEEFIEEGFWSLNPWFVEVEQVPLTNIKTGTVGVLISNVGKNSQANQEKTTYGSRFPIVPIGYKGIQNIPIEAGTHPINTRVKSIVIVPAHEITLEWTNRDKPATNYDSNLKTLELRSKDGFVLKLEVTQVINIAPKNSPKMISRVGSPNANSFQPVEEQGGVLSPLSNGAVKYSSIKNLVNRVLASMVDNYFRNSAQDYNALDFLQQREQIQERATEHIKSALNAYGVEAVGTFINQIGLPAELQHLIQTPTINDNLNSLEKFLLWCAGADHHILAQKECLTERYKYTAIGTTVLLTSTTAIFSGGYALFTVFGSVAASCVGGTFWSFIVFNLDRFLILSSKRKETELNLNLPFIAATSLRLLIALLLSFVVAKPLELRLFEKEINQKIEQDKNETAKEKLNEPIKELEQEIQALNTEKDKYKNEWRDAENAANAEAEGTQGTGQFGKGIVYKDKRNYADEIKEKFIELDNKVKDKEEKIENLRQERNLILQSPESNLEQLNQEKIDKESNGFLARLVALEELSKDDPNIRNINWLITALFVTIEISPILVKLLSGKGPYDYLLEQKESQEVYNEYFRIQKEQRLQLSEGNSKQYMKKIKEFEE; encoded by the coding sequence ATGGCAATTGATCGGGCACCTGGCGTTTATGTAATCTCTGAAGATGAGGTGGGAATTGTCTATAAAAAGTTTGGTAGTCCTTTACCATCTAATCGTCAAATTGCTCTTAATGGAGAAATGGGTTGGCAGGTTGATACTCTTGGTCCTGGACGACATTTTCACTCTCCGTTATCCTATAAAGTTGTCAAACAAAAGGCTATACAGATTAATAAAGATGAAATTGGATTAGTAACCGCCAACGATGGTGCTTCTCTTCCCACAGGTAAAATGTTTGGTAAAGTTGTCGAAGAATGTGATGACTTTCAAGATGGTCGTGCCTTTATCAAAAATGGTGGTCAACGGGGTAGGCAGTTAGGCATTTTAAGAAATGGTATTTATCGGATTAATACTCAACTTTTTTCTGTTGAAATCAGTAAAATTACTTCCATTTATGACTATGAAATTGGCTTAGTAGAAGCGAAAGATGGCAAGCCACTGCCGATTGGAAAAACCTTTGGTGATGCTGTTGAATGTAACAATTTTGAGGATGGTCAAGCATTTATTAACAATGGGGGATATAGGGGACAACAGTTAAAGATTCTTACTACTGGCAAATACGCAATTAATACAGAACTTTTCAAAATTAAGAGAGTTGAACTTATCAAAATTAGAGTTAATGAAGTAGGCTTAGTGGAAGCAAGGGATGGTCAGCCACTTCCACTTGGTCAGAACTTTGGTAAAGTTGTTGAATGTGGCACTTTTCAGGACGCTGAAGCATTTATCAACAACGGCGGTCAACAAGGTAACCAATTAGCCATTATTCCTCCTGGAATTCACTACATTAATACAGAGTTGTTTAAAGTTCACAATGTACCATTAATTAATATTCGCTCAGGGGAGATAGGGCTAGTTATTGCTCAAGATGGTGCTGAACTACCACCAGGACAAATACTAGCTAAAGCTGTAGATTGCGATAATTTTCAGAATGCTGAAGCCTTTCTCAACAACGGTGGTCAACAAGGTAAACAGCGAGCAATTCTTACTGAAGGTTACTATAGAATAAACACTGAACTATTTACAGTAGTTACTACTGACAATGCCCAGCAATATGGACTGAAGCCAGAACAATTAAAAGTTTACAGAGTTGAATCAGGTAAAATTGGTATTGTTACCACTTTTGATGGTAAGCCCTTACCAAGAGGGGACATTGCGGGACCAGTTATTGAGGGACATAATAAGTTTCAGCAGCCACAGGAGTTTATTGACAAAGCTGGCTATCGAGGTTTACAAGAAGAATTTATCGAAGAAGGTTTTTGGAGTTTAAATCCTTGGTTTGTGGAAGTTGAACAAGTGCCTTTAACTAATATTAAAACTGGAACAGTTGGAGTTTTAATCTCAAATGTTGGTAAGAATAGCCAAGCCAATCAAGAAAAAACTACTTATGGTTCTCGGTTTCCTATCGTTCCAATTGGGTATAAAGGGATTCAGAACATACCAATAGAAGCTGGAACACATCCTATCAATACAAGAGTGAAAAGTATCGTAATAGTTCCTGCCCATGAAATAACTTTGGAGTGGACGAATAGAGATAAACCAGCAACCAACTACGATTCTAATTTGAAAACCTTAGAGCTTCGATCAAAAGATGGCTTTGTTTTGAAACTTGAAGTCACACAGGTTATTAATATTGCTCCCAAAAATTCCCCTAAAATGATCTCTCGTGTGGGTTCACCAAATGCTAATAGTTTTCAGCCAGTTGAGGAACAAGGAGGAGTTCTCAGCCCCTTGTCTAATGGTGCGGTTAAATATAGCTCTATTAAAAACCTTGTGAATAGGGTCTTAGCATCGATGGTTGATAATTACTTCCGTAATTCCGCTCAAGACTATAATGCCTTAGACTTCTTACAACAACGGGAGCAAATTCAGGAAAGAGCTACAGAACATATCAAAAGTGCTCTTAATGCTTATGGTGTTGAAGCGGTTGGTACTTTTATAAACCAAATTGGCTTACCAGCTGAACTTCAACACCTAATACAGACTCCAACAATTAACGATAATTTAAATTCACTAGAAAAATTTTTGCTATGGTGTGCTGGTGCAGATCATCACATTTTGGCACAAAAAGAATGTTTGACAGAACGATATAAATATACAGCAATTGGTACCACGGTTTTGCTAACATCAACAACGGCTATTTTTTCCGGTGGTTATGCTCTTTTTACAGTATTTGGTTCTGTAGCCGCTTCTTGTGTAGGAGGAACGTTTTGGAGTTTTATAGTTTTTAACTTAGATCGTTTTTTAATTTTAAGCTCTAAGAGAAAAGAAACGGAATTAAATTTAAATTTGCCATTTATTGCAGCAACAAGTCTTCGATTGTTAATAGCATTATTGTTAAGCTTTGTGGTTGCTAAACCCCTTGAATTGAGGCTATTTGAAAAAGAAATTAACCAGAAAATAGAACAAGATAAAAATGAGACAGCCAAAGAAAAACTTAACGAACCAATAAAAGAATTGGAGCAAGAAATTCAAGCCTTAAATACAGAAAAAGACAAGTACAAAAATGAATGGAGAGACGCCGAAAATGCGGCTAATGCAGAAGCAGAAGGTACACAGGGAACAGGCCAATTTGGAAAAGGAATTGTTTATAAAGACAAACGAAACTATGCAGATGAAATAAAAGAAAAATTTATTGAATTAGATAATAAAGTTAAGGATAAAGAGGAAAAAATAGAGAACCTTAGGCAAGAACGTAACCTGATTTTGCAGTCACCAGAGAGTAACTTAGAACAACTGAATCAAGAAAAAATTGATAAAGAATCAAATGGCTTCTTAGCCCGCCTTGTTGCTTTAGAAGAACTATCTAAAGACGATCCGAATATTCGTAATATTAATTGGCTAATAACTGCCTTATTCGTCACTATTGAAATCTCACCTATATTAGTTAAACTTTTGTCTGGCAAAGGTCCTTATGATTATTTACTTGAGCAGAAAGAAAGTCAGGAAGTTTATAATGAATATTTCCGCATTCAAAAAGAACAAAGACTTCAGTTATCTGAAGGAAATTCAAAACAATACATGAAAAAAATTAAGGAGTTTGAAGAGTAA
- a CDS encoding nif11-class peptide radical SAM maturase 3 — protein sequence MTYRRISYAVWEITLKCNLACQHCGSRAGHTREKELSTAEALDLVRQMAEVGITEVTLIGGEAFLRPDWLEIAKAITDAGMVCGMTTGGFGISLETARRMKEAGIRVVSVSVDGLEPTHDRLRGRKGSWQWAFKTMSHLKEVGIPFGCNTQINRLSAPQFPQIYQLLRDAGIFAWQIQLTVPMGNAADNYDILLQPYELLDLYPMIARVVERAYSEGVKVQAGNNVGYYGPYERLLRGRGESNPWTFWQGCQAGLSTLGIEADGAIKGCPSLPTSAYTGGNIRDHSLRTIIEETEELRFNLGADTPKGTSHLWGFCKTCEFAELCRGGCSWTAHVFFDRRGNNPYCHHRALTQASQGIRERVVPKVKAQGLPFDNGEFEIIEEPINTPWPINDPLHFTADSIQWSGDFLGSRDFGAGSREQGVGSRESGVGKKI from the coding sequence ATGACTTATCGCCGAATTAGTTATGCGGTTTGGGAAATTACTCTTAAATGCAACCTAGCTTGTCAGCACTGTGGTTCTCGTGCTGGTCATACACGGGAAAAAGAACTGTCTACAGCAGAAGCTCTCGATCTGGTCAGACAGATGGCCGAAGTCGGGATTACAGAAGTCACCTTAATTGGGGGTGAAGCCTTCTTACGTCCGGACTGGCTAGAGATTGCCAAAGCCATTACCGACGCAGGAATGGTTTGTGGTATGACCACTGGTGGCTTTGGGATTAGTTTAGAGACAGCCCGCCGGATGAAAGAGGCTGGAATTCGGGTAGTTTCCGTTTCTGTGGATGGCTTAGAACCAACCCACGACCGCCTCAGGGGGAGAAAGGGTTCTTGGCAATGGGCATTTAAGACCATGAGCCATCTCAAAGAAGTCGGTATTCCTTTCGGCTGCAATACCCAAATCAATCGGCTCAGCGCACCACAATTTCCCCAGATTTACCAGCTGCTTCGGGATGCAGGAATCTTTGCCTGGCAGATTCAGTTAACTGTACCCATGGGCAATGCTGCTGACAATTATGACATTCTGCTCCAACCCTATGAACTGCTGGATTTATATCCCATGATTGCTCGTGTAGTTGAGCGGGCTTATAGCGAAGGGGTGAAAGTACAGGCCGGAAATAATGTAGGCTATTACGGTCCCTACGAGCGACTACTGCGAGGGCGAGGAGAGAGCAATCCCTGGACATTTTGGCAGGGATGCCAAGCTGGACTCTCTACCTTGGGCATTGAAGCGGATGGTGCGATCAAAGGTTGCCCGTCCTTACCGACTTCAGCTTACACCGGAGGTAATATCCGAGACCACTCCCTCAGGACAATTATTGAAGAAACCGAAGAATTGCGGTTTAACCTAGGAGCCGATACTCCCAAAGGGACATCCCATCTGTGGGGCTTCTGCAAGACTTGCGAATTTGCTGAACTATGTCGCGGTGGTTGCTCTTGGACCGCTCATGTGTTCTTTGACCGCAGAGGGAATAATCCTTACTGTCACCATCGGGCCTTAACCCAAGCATCTCAAGGAATTCGAGAGCGAGTTGTGCCTAAAGTAAAAGCCCAAGGACTTCCCTTTGATAACGGTGAATTTGAAATTATTGAAGAGCCAATAAACACTCCTTGGCCAATCAATGACCCCCTTCACTTTACTGCTGATAGCATTCAGTGGTCAGGGGATTTTTTAGGGAGCAGGGACTTCGGAGCAGGGAGTAGGGAGCAGGGAGTCGGGAGTCGGGAGTCGGGAGTCGGGAAGAAAATTTAA
- a CDS encoding 2OG-Fe(II) oxygenase family protein, which produces MNLICHRSHLRYTGFFTYYLLPITYYLFPTPYSLLPVPCSLFPVPCSLFPVPCSLLYIITIMNKSPEAPRKITNQAPVLFVPNVLDREFCQTLINVWETEGNQESYSMIEHKGELTPIEDDDYKRRRDHFLQEGETHQRLRYFIRQQVRPAIKKAFHFEITRFESFRVGCYDANTGGYFRPHRDDATEGTAYRRFAMTINLNVEDYEGGYLRFPEYGLDLYQPETGSALIFSCSLLHEVTDVIKGQRFALLSFFHGEHEAQLVEEYNRRVMVS; this is translated from the coding sequence GTGAATTTAATTTGCCACAGGTCGCACCTGAGGTACACAGGATTTTTTACCTATTACCTATTACCTATTACCTATTACCTATTCCCTACTCCCTACTCCCTACTCCCTGTTCCCTGTTCCCTGTTCCCTGTTCCCTGTTCCCTGTTCCCTGTTCCCTGTTCCCTTTTATATATAATTACTATAATGAATAAATCTCCAGAAGCTCCCCGTAAAATTACTAATCAAGCGCCAGTTTTATTTGTTCCTAATGTCTTAGATAGAGAATTTTGCCAAACCCTAATTAATGTTTGGGAAACTGAAGGCAATCAAGAGTCCTATTCAATGATTGAGCATAAGGGAGAATTGACTCCCATTGAGGACGATGATTATAAAAGACGCAGAGACCATTTTCTTCAAGAAGGGGAAACCCATCAACGTTTAAGATATTTCATACGTCAACAGGTTCGCCCTGCAATCAAGAAAGCTTTTCATTTTGAAATTACTCGATTTGAGAGTTTTCGGGTTGGTTGCTATGATGCTAATACTGGCGGATATTTTCGACCCCATCGGGATGATGCTACCGAAGGAACTGCCTACCGTCGCTTTGCTATGACTATTAACTTGAATGTGGAAGACTATGAAGGGGGCTATTTAAGATTTCCAGAATACGGATTAGATTTATATCAGCCGGAAACAGGCAGTGCTTTGATTTTTTCCTGTTCCCTGCTTCACGAGGTTACAGATGTTATTAAAGGACAACGGTTTGCTCTGTTGTCATTTTTTCATGGTGAACATGAGGCTCAGTTGGTTGAGGAGTATAATCGCCGCGTGATGGTTAGCTAG
- a CDS encoding mechanosensitive ion channel family protein — protein MTKTLEQENYTPVPDALPDINMSEEGTQAITNGKKDALSTSPTGDIASLKDIKKTPKAPTWLRQIVRLGAMGLGMNLGPDDDGLDANWFALQAQQVYQKVLLAYQQRIIWVAVLIALDLLLLVVPLPDWLAGVESVFGLFVALNFGLLGFALFKQTFNVYLLEFALSSKRKISSEILVLYRFLANTTILLVTVFAFAQSHQLNLVGLIASIGIGGVAIALASQKILEQVLWSFVLYLDRPFVVDDYIHLPDRTLGRVESIGWRSTKVRLSGKGTLVVIPNSTLTQVSIENLTGAEKMISIINLTFFRSIPDEEKALIRQVILQSTGDINGLDHKLTQVNFQDTTDADGRQIVQGRINFFVLGSGEVSRDMLSQLLEVARQRISKKLKGYGIAFDLEEKTINIASPMNI, from the coding sequence ATGACTAAAACTTTGGAGCAGGAAAACTACACTCCTGTACCTGATGCCTTGCCTGATATCAATATGAGTGAGGAAGGTACGCAAGCAATAACAAACGGTAAGAAGGACGCCCTGTCAACCTCACCAACTGGTGATATTGCTAGCTTAAAGGATATCAAGAAAACCCCCAAAGCCCCAACTTGGCTTCGGCAAATTGTGCGTCTGGGGGCGATGGGATTAGGGATGAATCTCGGTCCTGATGATGATGGGCTAGATGCCAACTGGTTTGCACTCCAGGCTCAACAGGTGTATCAGAAAGTATTGCTGGCCTATCAGCAGCGCATTATTTGGGTAGCCGTTCTTATTGCTCTGGATTTATTGTTGCTGGTTGTGCCATTACCTGATTGGTTGGCGGGAGTGGAGTCGGTATTTGGACTGTTTGTCGCCCTTAATTTTGGTTTGCTGGGGTTTGCTCTATTCAAGCAAACTTTTAATGTTTACTTGTTGGAGTTTGCTCTAAGCAGTAAACGCAAGATCAGCAGCGAAATTTTGGTTTTGTATCGGTTTCTAGCCAACACCACAATTTTGTTGGTGACGGTGTTCGCCTTTGCCCAATCCCATCAACTAAATCTGGTTGGCTTGATTGCAAGCATTGGCATAGGCGGCGTTGCGATCGCTTTGGCATCACAAAAAATCTTGGAGCAAGTCCTATGGAGTTTTGTGCTATATCTAGACCGGCCTTTTGTAGTGGATGACTACATTCACCTACCAGACAGGACTCTGGGCAGAGTAGAGTCCATAGGTTGGCGCTCGACCAAGGTGAGACTATCTGGTAAAGGCACGTTAGTTGTGATTCCCAACAGTACCTTAACTCAGGTAAGTATCGAAAATCTCACTGGTGCCGAGAAGATGATTTCCATCATCAACTTGACCTTTTTTAGGAGTATTCCTGATGAGGAAAAAGCCCTGATTCGTCAGGTAATTTTGCAAAGTACTGGCGATATCAACGGATTAGATCATAAACTTACTCAGGTTAACTTTCAAGATACCACGGATGCCGATGGTCGCCAGATTGTTCAGGGGAGGATCAACTTTTTCGTCCTTGGCTCTGGGGAAGTTTCCCGGGATATGTTGAGTCAGTTATTGGAAGTGGCGCGTCAGAGGATTTCTAAGAAGCTCAAAGGCTACGGTATTGCTTTCGACCTGGAAGAGAAAACCATTAACATTGCCTCACCCATGAACATCTAA
- a CDS encoding mechanosensitive ion channel family protein has protein sequence MVEQVVEQVTELLKLSADAQTFWLALALRVSSLLLCILLAFVLGQWTPALVKSVLKRLLPPKAQEAYNQFMAPLHQSLMRTGTLLLVAISLELLRVYSGLYKFLHFFVYLSLTFCAAWLVSRVVKQIIRLYGLVLVRRLGRELGDVVLVFETIANFIIGFFAVVLFARSQGFQLITVLFGFGISGVAVAFAAQEVLSQLFGTLVLYLDRPFVSGEYIRVNLNTLDEDVYGRIEGIGLRCTRIRSVAKNTLIIVPNSVMVSKKIVNVTRGKKVMVLLYFDFSHPLQVNQQALVEQVIQESTEQLFGIDPGSTRMECFPLENLPGTRVRLTFFIVGSNENSLELRKRLAEISQQAISQRLQKHNLHFVLEQPALYVDSPITL, from the coding sequence ATGGTTGAACAAGTCGTTGAACAAGTCACTGAACTGCTCAAATTGAGTGCTGATGCTCAAACTTTTTGGCTTGCCCTTGCTTTGCGCGTAAGTTCCCTACTTCTGTGTATTTTGTTGGCCTTTGTATTGGGACAGTGGACACCTGCCTTGGTTAAGTCGGTGTTGAAGCGATTGCTCCCTCCAAAAGCCCAAGAAGCCTACAATCAATTTATGGCTCCACTCCACCAATCCTTAATGAGGACAGGGACATTGCTCTTAGTAGCTATTAGCCTAGAATTGTTAAGGGTCTACTCTGGCCTCTACAAGTTCCTCCACTTTTTTGTCTACCTCAGTTTGACATTTTGTGCTGCTTGGTTAGTCTCTCGTGTGGTGAAACAGATCATCCGTTTGTACGGACTAGTATTGGTGCGACGATTGGGGCGAGAACTGGGGGATGTTGTACTGGTATTTGAGACAATCGCCAATTTCATAATTGGCTTTTTCGCCGTGGTGCTCTTTGCCCGAAGCCAGGGTTTTCAGTTGATTACAGTTTTATTTGGTTTTGGTATCAGTGGTGTGGCTGTGGCTTTTGCTGCCCAAGAAGTTTTGAGTCAGTTATTCGGCACCCTCGTGCTCTATCTCGATCGCCCCTTCGTCAGCGGGGAATATATTCGGGTTAACTTGAATACATTAGATGAAGATGTCTACGGTCGCATAGAAGGGATTGGCCTGCGCTGCACTAGAATTCGTTCTGTGGCTAAAAATACCCTGATCATCGTGCCTAACTCAGTGATGGTCTCGAAAAAGATTGTCAATGTCACCCGAGGAAAGAAGGTGATGGTGCTGTTGTACTTTGATTTTAGCCATCCCTTACAGGTCAATCAGCAAGCCTTGGTAGAACAGGTGATTCAAGAAAGTACTGAGCAGCTATTTGGTATCGATCCTGGCAGTACACGCATGGAATGTTTTCCCTTGGAGAATCTTCCCGGCACCAGAGTCCGCCTCACCTTTTTTATTGTGGGTTCTAACGAAAACTCCCTTGAACTACGCAAACGGTTGGCTGAAATCTCCCAACAAGCAATTTCTCAACGACTGCAGAAACACAACCTCCATTTTGTGCTAGAACAACCGGCTTTATACGTTGACTCCCCAATCACACTTTAG
- a CDS encoding mechanosensitive ion channel family protein, which produces MDISGLFKLLSQLDGNLQQSLIQIAFRLVIFVVLVILSLIIGRFVPLLVNFLIVRSLPQRSRSNYQKFVEPIRQSMAVAGTFTLIALSLSILQVYPGLFNFLRFFLYLATTISVAWLVSRLVRQAIRVYGIQLLQQLGQDLNDLTLIVETFANVLIGFMAVTMFAQSQNFNLITLITGLGVGGVAVAFAAQETLRQLIGTLVLYLDRPIVPGEYVRVNFNPEAEDAYGRVESIGIRSTKIRVAAHNTLIIVPNSVMVAKDIENISRGKKVMALLYLDFPQALTQQEEALVRQIVQDSTDKLFGVDTGSTRIGIFQPEDRVGTRARVSFFMVGSNEDSIGLRKRALEIASASISARLKKYNLSFDMEEPTIYVDSPISI; this is translated from the coding sequence ATGGATATCTCTGGGCTTTTTAAATTATTATCGCAACTCGATGGAAACCTACAACAGAGCTTAATCCAGATTGCGTTTCGCCTTGTAATATTCGTAGTATTGGTGATTTTGTCACTAATTATAGGGCGATTTGTGCCCCTGTTGGTCAATTTTTTGATTGTGCGATCGCTCCCCCAACGCTCCAGAAGTAACTATCAAAAATTCGTTGAACCGATACGCCAATCCATGGCGGTTGCCGGGACGTTTACCTTGATAGCACTGAGTTTAAGTATTTTGCAAGTCTATCCTGGCTTATTTAATTTTCTCCGATTTTTTCTATATTTAGCAACAACGATTAGCGTAGCTTGGCTAGTGTCTAGGCTTGTCCGCCAAGCTATTCGTGTATACGGTATCCAACTACTGCAGCAACTAGGGCAAGATTTAAATGATCTCACCCTCATCGTTGAAACCTTTGCCAATGTGTTAATTGGGTTTATGGCAGTTACCATGTTTGCCCAAAGCCAGAACTTTAATTTGATTACCCTGATCACTGGCTTAGGTGTGGGGGGTGTGGCGGTGGCATTTGCTGCTCAAGAAACCCTACGTCAATTAATTGGAACCTTAGTGCTGTACCTCGACCGCCCTATTGTCCCTGGTGAGTATGTGCGCGTCAACTTCAATCCCGAGGCTGAAGATGCCTATGGCAGGGTGGAATCCATTGGTATCCGTTCCACTAAAATTCGCGTAGCTGCTCATAATACCCTGATCATTGTGCCCAATTCCGTTATGGTCGCTAAAGATATCGAAAATATCAGTCGTGGCAAAAAAGTCATGGCTCTGCTCTACCTCGACTTTCCCCAAGCGCTCACCCAACAGGAAGAGGCTCTCGTCCGTCAAATTGTACAGGACAGCACAGATAAACTATTCGGGGTTGATACTGGTAGCACCCGAATTGGCATTTTTCAACCAGAAGACCGTGTGGGCACGCGAGCCCGTGTCAGTTTTTTCATGGTTGGCTCTAATGAAGACTCCATCGGTTTGCGCAAAAGAGCATTGGAGATTGCCAGCGCATCGATTTCTGCACGCCTGAAAAAGTATAATTTGTCCTTTGATATGGAAGAACCTACAATCTACGTGGACTCTCCCATCAGCATTTAG
- a CDS encoding Nif11-like leader peptide family natural product precursor, translating to MFLESVILFFKRLAADKNFRSQLEDAASPEDYQTMVRDAGYDFTPEDLETTTAKILDENKLRDLDDNFKNLTEEDLEVLVGGVFRRYCGWPWGPIHPIEPPKHKPPITIQPVYGVVISPPHEIVGPKPPEAIAMYGVSVPPDQIGYISKDVNTDNIS from the coding sequence ATGTTTTTAGAAAGTGTAATCCTTTTCTTTAAGCGCTTAGCTGCTGATAAAAATTTCCGTAGCCAGCTTGAAGATGCTGCAAGTCCAGAAGACTACCAAACTATGGTGCGAGATGCTGGCTATGATTTCACACCAGAAGACTTGGAAACTACTACAGCTAAAATTCTTGATGAGAATAAGCTTAGAGATTTAGACGATAATTTCAAGAATCTCACTGAAGAAGACCTAGAAGTACTTGTTGGTGGTGTGTTTAGACGCTACTGTGGTTGGCCATGGGGACCTATACACCCGATTGAGCCACCCAAACATAAGCCACCTATTACGATTCAGCCCGTCTATGGAGTAGTGATATCGCCACCGCACGAGATTGTTGGACCGAAACCTCCTGAAGCGATCGCAATGTATGGCGTTTCCGTACCTCCTGATCAAATTGGTTACATTTCAAAAGACGTGAACACAGACAATATTTCATAG
- a CDS encoding type II toxin-antitoxin system Phd/YefM family antitoxin has translation MEKLTVTATQKELINLVELVTEENKVYEIEISNGSAVLISRKNYESLQETLELLSIPGMRESLQRSLEQITNNETYSLDEVLGDID, from the coding sequence ATGGAAAAGCTGACAGTTACTGCTACCCAAAAAGAGTTAATTAACCTAGTTGAATTAGTCACAGAAGAAAACAAAGTTTATGAAATAGAGATTTCTAATGGCTCTGCTGTTTTAATTTCTCGAAAAAACTATGAAAGCTTACAAGAAACCTTAGAATTACTTTCAATCCCTGGAATGAGGGAAAGCCTACAAAGATCCCTTGAACAAATAACCAATAATGAAACCTACTCCCTCGATGAAGTCTTGGGAGACATTGATTGA
- a CDS encoding DUF433 domain-containing protein, translating to MTDNKVVFERITFDPQIMGGRACIRGMRITVSLVLSLVADGMDVNEIIEAYPYLEAEDLKASLLYAVINPSRVGSA from the coding sequence ATGACAGATAATAAAGTGGTATTTGAACGCATTACCTTTGATCCCCAAATAATGGGAGGACGTGCTTGTATTCGAGGCATGAGGATTACAGTATCTCTAGTACTGAGTTTGGTAGCCGATGGTATGGATGTAAACGAAATTATTGAAGCTTATCCCTATCTAGAAGCAGAAGATCTTAAAGCTAGTCTTCTCTATGCAGTCATTAATCCTAGTAGGGTGGGCAGTGCCTAG